Below is a genomic region from Salvelinus sp. IW2-2015 linkage group LG18, ASM291031v2, whole genome shotgun sequence.
TGGTGACCTGTCCCGCGTTCAAGTTAATTATCGAACgaccgtttaaaaaaatatgtttttgtttcgaACGACCGTTTGAAAACtgaaattgttgttttttgtaaattgaaattgatAAAACGTTGTCATTTCGATCGCTAACGTATCCCACTTTCCCAACTCACTGTTTAACCAAATAtagtaacgttaactagctatctTTACTTTGTTATTTGCTCGAGCACAACTTGTAATCAAAGATATGCATAGAAACGACCGCAAAAAGAAAGATGTCAaacgagagagaaaggggaaagttAACATAGAATCAAAGGGAACAGTTACAGTAATCAACAGAGGACAAGAGAAAGTTAAACGTAAACCGCCAGTAAAACCACCGGTCAAGTCGCCGGTGAAGCAGCAAACGAAGCCAATAAAAAACCCAGGTGGTCGGGGCCTTGGGAAAGCAGGGGCTAGACGTTTGGGTCAGCTATTGAAGCGTGCAATCCAAGAAAAAAATAATGTTACAGGAAACGAAAAAGTGCCTTTGCCAAGTGAGtgatctagctagctactttagCTTGTTCAATATTTGCTTGCTCATCATATTGTAGCAAACTCGGGGGGGTTGCCCCCATTCCCAGGTAGCACAAACCCACAGAGTTTCTGTCTTTGACAAACCTCTGGCCCGGTGTGGGCTAGATGTGGATGCTAACGTTACCTGGGAACCGGGGCCAGGATGGCATCTGTCAACTCCTAGCTGTTACACGAAGAGATCGGCACATTTTGACGAGGGTACTAGGTATTGGATCAAGGTTGCTACACTGCCCCCATCCTTCGGAGAGCACATTCTTCATATCTTCATGATTTTCAAAAAGCAATTTTTAAGTATTTGATGTTTATGTCAATTAAAATATTTCATAACCAATGAGTGTATCCCCATCTTAATCTCGTCGATCTGTATCCAGCGACCCCAGTTCGTCTCTTCAAGTACCAGGCAGAGGCTGCATCTGCACCCAAAACCAACGATGCAAGGCATGTGACTACCCGGGTCTCCCAGCTCATCCTTCGGGTAGTCTCCCAGTGCAAGCACCGGGGTGGCATCTCCATGGTGGACCTCAAGCATGCCCTGGCTGCTGGTGGCTATGATGTCACCAAGAACAACACCCGTGTGAACTTAGCTGTGAAAGGCCTGGTGAGGAAGGAGACACTGGTGCAGACTACTGAAGCTGGTGCATCTGGGTCATTTAAACTCAACAAGGTAACTGTTTGAGTAATACATTTTTGTCAATGGTGGTTTTTGTTTTAGCTCTTTGGCAGTTTGATTTTCCACTGGCTCATTTCTACTGAGTAGGAAGCAAATTGCACCATGGTGCATAATTCATTGATAAAAGGTGCTCAAGTTGTCATTGTCATGCCACAACCAATTATTTGGGAATTTTGAATTATGCAGatgtttctctctcatctcctgacCTAAAAACTACAGAAACTGACGAATGAGAAGAGAATTAAGACAAGAGCCATGAGAGACCGTGCAGCAGCCAAGAGAGCCAAGCAGAGAGAATGTGCAGCAGCTCAGAGAACCAAGCAGAAAAAAGGAATTTTGAAGCCAGCAGCAGAGAAAGGAAAGGCCTTGAAACCAACAGGAAAAGCTGTGAAACCAGGAGCAAAAACTACTAAACCAACAGGAAAAGCTGTGAAACCAGGAGCAAAAACTACTAAACCAGCAGGNCAACAGGAAAAGCTGTGAAACCAGGAGCAAAAACTACTAAACCAGCAGGAAAAGCTGTGAAACCAGGAGCAAAAACTACTAAACCAACAGGAAAAACACCTAAACCAGCTAGCAAGGACAAAAGTTGTAGGAAAAGGTCAAAGGGAAATAGGAGATAGACCAAAACATGTAGGCAAAAGCCACAAACCAGCAGGACAAGCATCATAATCACCAGCCACGGTCCAAAAAACAGGCTACAAAGCCCCTAAACCTGCAGGAAAGGCCTTGAAAGCAACCAAtcagaaaacctgcaaaatggtTGTAAACCCCAATACAAAGCCACGGATACAGCGACCTAGGGTTGCCAAAAGACGCGCTTCCTTGTGGAAATGGACCGAGAGTATGGACTAAAAGAGTAATATGCCAGTAGTAGATTTGTAGATAGTAGATTCCAATATTATATTTTGTCAATCATATTGTTGTATTGGTTTTTATTACATTGTTACTCCCAAATTACATGTATATTGAGTGATTATTTGACCAGTATTACATGAAAAATCATGTTCTCTCCATCATGAGTGATAAATTGTTTTGTTCCCTACTCTCCTACAGTCTCTTTGACAAGGAACAATGGAAACATGAGGACAAACTGTACCATTTATTTCCACTGTATAACCATGGGAACAATGATGTAGGAAGTCCATATTTGGTGCCAAGTCCTTACAGATGGTGTATTCAAAACAGTATTCATTTCATATTGAAACTTTGCCTAAGTTCAGAAATGTAAGATACCATAttttacacacaatacatacacccATAGAATCATACGAATCCACAGGAGGTAATTGGTGAAGTGGACCGTTTCTGTACAATGTTTGACTGAAAGTGACTGTCCGATCCAGTTCTAGTCCATGTTGACAACAGTTTTAGCTGGAGCAGCAGTGCGCTGTCAACTTCATCACAACACACCCCAGACCTCCTCAAAGGCAGAGCACATCTTGGCACAGGTGAGGGCAGCAGAGAGAGGGTAGTTACTGATGGAAACAGTCTTCTCTGTGTAGTCCACATTCACCTAAGACAGGAGAGGACAAGCAGAGCTCAAACCAATGCATAATTTACCAAATTCCAGCTCCTTTTTTAAATTGGTAgagaataaataaacaaaatcaacCCCTAACATCTACATTtctaacacacactacactacctaCATCAACAGTACCTAAATCAGCTTCTGCCCCAGAGAAGTAGGATGAAGATGCCCCTTAACACTGAAGTAGTAATGAGGGAGGGTAAGTGAAGCTGATCCTGGATCGGTGCACACGGGCCATTACCCTAGAGCCTTAAGCAAAACTCACCGCTCCGTGTGCGAATGCTCCGACCACCACAGTGGCAGGCCCCTCCTCTGGTACCACGGTGCGGGCGCCCACTGCCTCCCCAGAGGAGAAGGAGGTACAAATACGGGGGCAGCCAGGGGGCAGGTGGTCTGACACAGGGTTCTTGATGAGCTTCAGCAGGCGCTGGGGGCCGTCAGCCGCCCTCACACTCAGCTTGTGCAGGAGCTGGACTAGGAGGAAACAGAAATACAAGTGGGAtgaaacgagagagagggagatacagtaATTTCTGGTCACAATTTGTAGACTTGTTTATGttctcccaccattagctctgacaaattgaacaccctagtcattggcgactccgtTCCCCGTAGTAttagatttaaaaataataatctagtgatcatacactgtttaccagggggcagggctaccgacgttacggctaatctgaagatggtgctggctaaggctaaaactggcgagtgtagagagtgtagggttattgttatccacgtcggcaccaacgatgttagtaTGAAACAGTTTgcggtcaccaagcgcaacatagcttcagagTGTAAATCTGCTCGAAAGAGGtttcggcatcgagtaattgtctctggccccctcccagttagggggattgatgagctctacagcagagcctcaactcaatcactggttgaaaactgttttctgcccctcccaaaatatagaatttgtagataattggccctctttctgggactcaccaaccaagcctggcctgctgaggagtgacggagtcCATCCTAgatggaggggtgctctcatcttatctttGAACatacagggctctaactccacaatgagatagccaGCCTGCCAGGTTAGTGGAGTCTGCCGCTAGCATAGTCAGtatagtcagctcagctatccccattgagaccgtgtctgtgcctcgatctaggttgggcaaaactaaacatggcggtgttcgctttagcaatctcactggaataaagacctccattcctgtctcaaaatagggctacttaatgttagatccctcacttccaaggcagttatagtcaatgtaCTAATCattgatcataatcttgatgtgattgacatgactgaaacatggcttaagcctgatgaatttactgtgttaaatgaggcctcacctcctggttacactagtgaccatatcccccgcataggtggaggtgttgttaacatttacgatagcaaatttcaatttacaaaaaaataaaataaaagatgtttcatctagtcatgaaatctatgcagcctactcaatcactttttatagctattcacatttttggtgactttaatattcacatggaaaagtcaacagacccactccaaaaggctttcggaaccATCATCGACTGAGTTTTGCCCAACATGTCTcaggacctactcactgccacagtcatactcaggacacctacaccacccgatgtcacaggaaggccataaagatcatcaaggacaacaaccacccaagccactgcctgttcaccccgctataatccagaaggcgaggtcagtacaggtgcatcaaagcagggaccgagagactgaaaaacagcttctatctcaaggccatcagactgttaaacagccaccactaacatttagcggccgctgccaacatactgactcaactccagccactttaataatgggaattgatggaaatgtatgtaaaaatgtaccactagccactttaaacaatgccacttaatataatgtttacataccctacattactcatctcatatgtatatgtatatactgtactctataccatctactgcatcttgcctatgctgttctgtaccatcactcattcatatatctttatgtacatattctttatccctttacacttgtgtgtataaggtagtagttgtggaattgttaggttagattacttgttggttattactgcattgtcggaactagaagcacaagcatttcgctacactcgcattaacatctgctaaccagttgtatgtgacaaataaaatttgatttgactctgGACCTAGTTCTGTCCCaaggaataaatattgtggatcttaatgtttttcctcataatcttgGACcttcggaccaccattttattacgtttgcaatcgcaacaaataatctgttcagaccccaaccaaggatcatcaaaagtcatgttataaattctcagacaacccaaagattccaagatgcccttccagactccctctacctacccaaggacgtcagagtccaaagttaggtggttaaccgatttgaGGAACAAAATGTAAcattgcgtaataccctagatgcagtcgcacccctaaaaacattgtcataagaaactagctccctggtatacagaaaatacccgagctctgaagcaagcttccagaaaattgtaaCAGAAATAGCGCTCCACCAaaatggaagtcttccgactagcttggaaagacagtgctgaagagccctcactgctgctcaatcatcctatttttccaacttaattgaggagaataagaacaaatcaaaatgtatttttgatactgtcgcatagctaactaaaaagcagcattccccaagagaggatggctttcactggCTTTCATTTTcacagcagtgataaattcatgaccATCTTTGACAAAAATATCATTATCATTAGAAagaaaattacggactcctctttaaatctgcgtattactccaaagctcagttgtcctgagtctgcacaacactgccaggacctagggagacactcaagtgttttaatactatatctcatgacacattgatgaaaatagtcatggcctctaaaccttcaagctgcatactggaccctattccaactaaactactgaaagctGTTTCCTGTGCTCCTCCTATGAGCTGCTTCCTCTGCTTcctggccctcctatgttgaatataataaacgtctccctatccaccagatgtgtaccaaactcactaaaagtggaagtaataaagcctctcttgaaaaagccaaaccttgacccaaaaCGATATCAGTTTGTCTCGGTGGATGGTTTggtcttctgacaaatcaactgtacatgtcggtgttcctcaacattccgttttaggaccactattgtttttgcTATACATttgacctcttggtgatgtcattcggaaacataatgtttcactgctatgcggacgatacagagctgtacatttcgatKAAACctagtgaagccccaaaattggaagcctgtgtttcagacataaggaagtggatggcggcaaatgttttacttttaaacacggacaaaacagagatgctagttctaggtcccaagaatcAAAGacatcttctgttggatctgacaattaatcttgatggttgtacagtcatctcaaatgaAACTGAAGGacatcggcgttactctggaccctgatctctcaagaatatttcaaggacagctttttttccatcttcataacactgcaaaaatcagaaaatgtCTGTCCaataatgatgcagaaaaattaatccatgcttttgccacttctagattagactactgcaatgctatactttccggctacccggataaagcactaaataaacttcaattAGTGCTAAACACATACCTaaatgtacgctacggtcacaagacgcaggcctccttactgtccctagaatttctaagcaaacagctggatgcagggctttctcctatagagctccatttttatggaatggtcagcctgttgtcacaagccggctcatagcctgtgacaaaaatgaggggacacgaacaacaggtataggccaattaaaagtgttctttattataaacaaaactattaacttaaaactaagaaaaaggaatgaggtgtggaagtatcagaatgtaaggtgtatgtaaagtgcatggatgcgtgaatatgtgtgtgtgaacatgactgagtgaaaactatgcaaaactacaaaggaacaaacaaatcatgagcatacctggaggagcagagagagcgagagaaagagatgatTAGTGAAACAGTTTAAATACTTAGagcccaggtgactccaatcactaacgaccctcctctgcctgcaggaggaaccgcccccctgcactgcagaggaggagccgtgacactgtccatgtgagagaagcagactcggtctcgacctttaagtctttattgaagactcatctcttcagtaggtcctatgattgaatgtagtctggcccaggagtgtgaaggtgaatggaaaggcacgggagcaacaaaccgcccttgctgtccctgcctggccggttcccctctctccactgggattctctgcctctaaccctattacggttgctgagtcactggcttactggtgctcttccatgccgtccctaggaggggtgcgtcacttgagtgggttgagtcactgacgtgatcttcctgtccgggttggcgcccccctcgggttcgtgccgtgggggaggtctttgtgggctatactcggccttgtctcagggtagtaggttggtggttgaagatatccctctagacgtgtgggggctgtgcctttgcaaagtgggtggggttatatcctgcctggttggccctgtccgggggtgtaGTCGGACAGggccagtgtctcccgaccccttctgtcccagcctccagtatttatgatgcaatagtttgtgtcggggggctagggtcagtctgttatatctggagtatttctcatgtcttatccggtgtcctgtgtgaattgaagtgtattttctctctctccccccccccctcctccccaggaTTACCTTGCCTgacgactccttgctgtccccagtccacctggtcatgttGCTgcgccagtttcaactgttctgcctgccgaACCctgcctatggaaccctgacctgttcactggacgtgctaccttgtcccggacctgctgttttggaccctctttctctaccgcacctgctgtctctaactctgaatgatcggctatgaaaagccaactgacatttactcctgaggtgctgacctgttgcaccctctacaaccactgtgatcattattatctgaccctgctggtcatctatgaatgtttgaacagcttggccatgttctgttataatcgccacccggcacagccagaagaggactggccacccctcagagcctggttcctctctaggttccggcctttctatggagtttttcctagccactatgcttctacatctgcattgcttgatgtttggggttttaggctgggtttctgtacagcactttgtgacatcagttgatgtaaaaagggctttataaatacatttgattgattggagaGAAGGATGGTAGGAAAGTgaattatgaagagaaattcAGCAGAACGTAGCAGGCTTACCCATGAGGCCACAGAAGCGGTTGAAGGTTCGGGGGATGCGTGTCTGTGGGTTGATCTCAATCAAGGCGTTCCTCTCTGTGTGGATGTAAACCTGCAGGAGACCTGCCCTGTTCAATGGACTGTCCATCAGCATCAACAAACACTGGGGAACAATTACAGGATATGGCTGGGTTAGAGGAGCGAAGAAGATAGATGACTGGTGTTCCAGAGTCAATGTGAAAATGACAACTTACCTGATGTGTAATGTCAGGTCGAATCTTCCCAGGGTCCCGTCCACTTTTGATGATCATGCCCTTGTGTTGGTCACAGTTCAGCAGTTCAAATGTCTTTCCAACCTGACGGGAAAGAGTACAACATGATTGACGTCCTTCATTGATTATGGTGCTAATTCCATGCCTACTATTtaaaacagggtttcccaaacttggtcctgggggcCGTTTTGGTTTTtggcctagcactacacagctgattcaaataattaaagcttgatgatgagttggttatttgtgtcagctgtgtagtgctagggcaaaaaccaaaacatgtacCCAGGGGGggacccaggaccgagtttgggaaaccctgctttagGACATGCATCAGTGGGCCTGCAGGCAGGAGCTAACCAATAGCAAATAATGAACCAGGATGAAACGCAGTCACAAAAACAGTTACCATGCAGAATGCAATAGTCATATCACACATCTACCAGGCAAGTCTGGTTGAACAGGAAGCTATCTAAATTGCTTATATCCAATAACGCGGGCAATCAGAGACGCAGCTAGCGGTAACGTTAGTTTGCAAACACAGCAGTTAATGGCGAAATACTCGTCTTTACCTTCACTGTTTCCAACGTTGCCCCCTCTAAAATAACTACTAGTCGCCTTTCCGCCATGCGGTCGTGCAGGCTACGCATATGTTTTGCTGGTTTGGGTTCATATTCGTCTAAATGCTCAAGACCACGCTTGTCACCACTGTGGGCTTCCATGTTGCTTCGGGTTGGTAGTCGCCGGAATAACGCGTCATACTGATGGAGGAGTTTTGCCACGGGTCTACTGCTCATTTGATTAACTAGGCAGCAGGCAGTCGTCTATGGCGGCAGATTGACGAGGAcagcattttctgagctaaactgacaaAGACGTACCTCCAACAACAGATAAAACCTCACATAAACTGTCATTGATTTTGGGCAGAATtatctcaaccagtggcatatgggctttttaagtgagcgctgatgccgccctgtgataagcagtgcccactttgtcctAAGGCAGGGACGCAACATATTAATCATGTCTATTCCCAGCCGCCTCTCCAAGGTGCTGTTGGAGACGCAGCGCTCCACCAACATTCCGTCAAAACATTAATCTAACacaaatcatgtagcagatatagcaTATGGTAGAAAGGATATGTATCCTTTTCTGTAGCGCTCAGGCCGGAGATAAAATGAATGACAATGGAATTAGAAGGAAACGTTTTACAGGTTTCTCCAATCAAATAGCCAAACCTAAATAGCGCCCAATTACTAGTCCTAACAGCTTGCCTGTCCACAGTTTTAACCTAGTTATTATAAACATGTTGTTTAACAAACACATATTAAATGTATACGTTGATTACTCCATAAGAAATACAACCCCCTAAACATAAAAAAATTCAACTTTCTTTTTGTAGAATTATCAGCCACACATCTATGACCAAACCtcactgattcagaggggttgggttaaatgcggaagacacatttcagttgaatgcattcagttgtacatctgtctaggtatccccctttccctacttatttacagttgaatatcggaagtttacagacttaggttggagtcattaaaactcgtttttcaaccactccacaaatgtcttgttaaccaactatagttatggcaagtcggttaggacatctactttgtgcatgacacaagtcatttttccaacaattgtttacagactatgtttacagatgatttcacttataattcactgtatcacatacactaaattgactgtgcctttaaacagcttaaacattttcagaaaaggatgtcatggatttagaagcttctgataggcttattgacatcatttgagtcaaatggaggtgtacctgtggatatatttcaaggcctaccttcaaactcagtgcctctttgcttgaaatcatgggaaaatcaaaaKAAATCAGCCAAgagctcagaaaaaaaattgtagacctccacccttgggagcaattttcaaacacctgaaggtaccacgttcatctgtacaaacaatagtatgcaagtataaacaccatgggaccacgcagctgccataccgctcaggaaggagacgcattctgtctcccagagatgaacgtactttggtgcaaaaaagtgcaaatcaatcccataacaacagcaaaggaccttgtgaggatgctggaggaaacaggtacaaaagcatctatatccacagtaaaacaagtactataatcgacataacctgaaaggctgctaagcaaggaagaagccactgctccaaaaccaccataaaaaagccagattacggtttgcaactgcacatggggacaaagatcatactttttgtagaaatgtcctctggtctgatgaaacaaaattagaactgtttggccataatgaccatcgttatgtttggaggaaaaagggggaggcttgcaagccaaagaacaccatcccaactgtgaagcacgggggtggcagcatcatgttgtgggggtgctttgctgcaggagggactggtgcacttcacaaaatgcatgtcatcatgaggtaggaaaattatgtggatatattgaagcaacatttcaagacatcagtcaggaagttaaagcttggtcgcaaatgggtattccaaatggacaatgaccccaagcatacttccaaagttgtcggcaaaatggcttaaggacaacaagtcaaggtattggagtggccatcacaaagccctgacctcaatcctatagaacatttgtgggcagaactgaaaaagcgtgtgcgagcaaggaggcctacaaacctgactcagttacaccagctctgtcaggaggaatggaccaaaattcacccagcttattgtggggagcttgtggaaggctacccaaaacatttgacccaagttcaacaatttaaaggcagtgctaccaaatactaattgagtgtatgtaaacttctgacccactaggaatgtgttgaattaaataaaagctgaataaataattctctctactattattatgacatttcactttcttaaaataaagtggtgatcctaactgactaagacagggaatttaactaggattaaatgtcaggaattgggaaaaactgagtttaaatgtatttggctaaagtgtatgtaaacttccgacttcaactgtacatcacacACAATTCATACACActttttcacactgtttgtgtcTTTGGCACCATCTAAACTGGCAGACACACTCTCCCCTACACTTTTAAGGTAAGCAGACCAgaacctccaaacataactaatAGTATCTTTATGGATAACAAGGTGCTTCTTACATACTGCATGTTTAAATAAACCACAGACAATATGAATAGTTTTATCTCAGAACCCAGAAACAAATCTCCCATGCACGAGGATGTCACAGAGAACTGGATGGATGTGCACCCAAAACATAGTATGCTCTGTCCACCAAAACATAGTATGCCTCTGATACCAACCAAAACATAGTATGCCTCTGATACCAACCAAAACATAGTATGCCTCTGATACCAACCAAAACAACGAAGGTGCTAAAATTGAAATAGCCTAGATACCCTAGAATAGATTTTGAATTCCAAAAACTGACCCGTAGTGCAATATGCAGAgcagagtactgcacacactgctgctgctgtgctgGCAACAGCGAGAACGCCTCCTCTCTCATACTCAGGTACTGGGACCACACACACTCTGAGAATGGACTAAAGCACAGGGTGAACAGTCAGGGCACACACATGCACCATGTATAaacccacacgcacgcacacacacatataaataaatgtgtgcaAAATGCAAACTCTGCACATCATTTCATGAACTGCATTAGAATCAGAGAGTAATTCAGTGAGAGACTATTTGCCTTACTATTTGGtagaaggagatggagaatatCTTTGGCCATCAAAGACCCCAAAACCCCGAAGTTGACGGACCTGATACAAAAACATGCAAATACTCAACAAAACACTTTGAGGAATGAGATTCTTTATCTCAATAAGACTACTTGGTTATTCATTGTTTATTATGTGATAGTAAACATATGCCTTTGGGTCACCTGGGATAGCTAGGGTGGAAGAGAGGCTGGACAAACATCCCCATGGGAAAGACTAGCTCATTGACGGAGAGAAATGGAGTGATGGACCAactggaggagaagatggagagacagagagatagagagagggcaagagagagagaatgctcaATTCTCATATTCACATATTAATAACACATATCTACCCAAACCAAATCACAGACTTTTCATGACAACTGGGCTCTCACATATCATCTCCTTCAGTCTGGGAAAAGAGTTTGTTTGAtccctggtgctagagggagagagactggatGTAGTTGGAGAAATACTTGTGTTTGTCAATTGTCACCTATTAATTAAATAAATGGGGGAAAATTAACTACCAGTACGTATATAGTACAATGTATTATCATCACTGGTAATATGATTCAATAGTGATATTGATTAAGAAATCCTATATCTTATTGGCAATGTAGACTAGTTCCACTACAATAAAATACTCTTCCTTTGAATACAGTTGGCTGAGTTCAGCTtcactgaaaatgttg
It encodes:
- the LOC111977955 gene encoding histone H1-like encodes the protein MHRNDRKKKDVKRERKGKVNIESKGTVTVINRGQEKVKRKPPVKPPVKSPVKQQTKPIKNPGGRGLGKAGARRLGQLLKRAIQEKNNVTGNEKVPLPTTPVRLFKYQAEAASAPKTNDARHVTTRVSQLILRVVSQCKHRGGISMVDLKHALAAGGYDVTKNNTRVNLAVKGLVRKETLVQTTEAGASGSFKLNKKLTNEKRIKTRAMRDRAAAKRAKQRECAAAQRTKQKKGILKPAAEKGKALKPTGKAVKPGAKTTKPTGKAVKPGAKTTKPAGQQEKL
- the emg1 gene encoding ribosomal RNA small subunit methyltransferase NEP1, producing MEAHSGDKRGLEHLDEYEPKPAKHMRSLHDRMAERRLVVILEGATLETVKVGKTFELLNCDQHKGMIIKSGRDPGKIRPDITHQCLLMLMDSPLNRAGLLQVYIHTERNALIEINPQTRIPRTFNRFCGLMVQLLHKLSVRAADGPQRLLKLIKNPVSDHLPPGCPRICTSFSSGEAVGARTVVPEEGPATVVVGAFAHGAVNVDYTEKTVSISNYPLSAALTCAKMCSAFEEVWGVL